One region of Candidatus Polarisedimenticolaceae bacterium genomic DNA includes:
- the aroC gene encoding chorismate synthase, translated as MPFRFLTAGESHGPALTTIVEGLPSGVPVARAAIDRELRRRMGGYGRGGRMAIESDTVELLGGVRHGRTLGSPVSLLIRNRDHANWSEVMATEGAPPEGGAARAITRPRPGHADLAGALKYGTYDARDILERASARETAARVAAGALAKALLDTARIHVTSRTLAVGAAVAAPDEGDDLDAVFALADDLPMRSPRTATIEAMIRAVDDARRAGDSVGGSFEIIARGVPPGLGSHVHWDRRLDARLGGAVLSIQAVKAVSIGGGIEVAAGGGRAAHDAIAYDAVGRRFARGTNRAGGIEGGITNGEPVRLTAWLKPLATIPRALPSADLVTKEAFVADVERTDTIPIVAAGVVGEAMLAIVLADALLEKLGGDSVAELRANLDAYEARLRAY; from the coding sequence ATGCCGTTCCGCTTCCTCACCGCCGGCGAGTCGCATGGCCCCGCGCTCACCACGATCGTCGAAGGACTCCCTTCGGGCGTGCCCGTCGCGCGCGCGGCGATCGATCGCGAGCTCAGGCGCCGCATGGGCGGCTACGGACGCGGTGGACGCATGGCGATCGAGTCGGACACGGTCGAGCTCTTGGGCGGCGTCCGGCACGGGCGCACGCTCGGGTCGCCGGTGAGTCTCCTCATTCGCAATCGTGACCACGCGAACTGGTCCGAGGTCATGGCGACCGAAGGCGCGCCACCCGAAGGCGGCGCCGCGCGTGCGATCACGCGGCCGCGTCCCGGCCACGCGGATCTCGCCGGGGCCTTGAAATACGGAACGTACGACGCGCGCGACATCCTCGAGCGAGCGAGCGCGCGCGAGACAGCGGCCCGTGTCGCCGCGGGTGCGCTCGCGAAGGCCCTGCTCGACACGGCGCGCATTCACGTCACGAGCCGGACGCTCGCCGTCGGCGCCGCTGTCGCGGCACCGGACGAGGGCGACGATCTCGACGCCGTGTTCGCGCTCGCCGACGACCTGCCGATGCGATCGCCGCGCACTGCGACGATCGAGGCGATGATCCGGGCGGTCGACGACGCCCGGCGCGCGGGCGATTCGGTCGGCGGATCGTTCGAGATCATCGCGCGCGGGGTGCCGCCGGGGCTCGGCAGCCACGTGCACTGGGACCGGCGCCTCGACGCCCGCCTCGGCGGTGCCGTGTTGTCGATCCAGGCCGTGAAGGCGGTCTCGATCGGCGGAGGAATCGAGGTCGCCGCCGGCGGCGGGCGGGCCGCGCACGACGCGATCGCCTACGACGCCGTGGGACGGCGCTTTGCCCGCGGGACGAACCGCGCGGGCGGCATCGAAGGGGGGATCACGAACGGGGAGCCGGTCCGGCTCACCGCTTGGCTCAAGCCGCTCGCCACGATCCCGCGCGCGCTCCCCTCGGCCGATCTCGTCACGAAGGAAGCGTTCGTCGCCGACGTCGAGCGCACGGACACCATTCCGATCGTCGCGGCGGGCGTCGTGGGTGAAGCGATGCTCGCCATCGTCCTCGCCGATGCGCTGCTGGAGAAGCTGGGAGGGGATTCGGTGGCGGAGCTGCGAGCCAATCTCGACGCCTACGAGGCCCGGCTTCGCGCCTACTGA
- a CDS encoding PP2C family protein-serine/threonine phosphatase produces the protein MDYKNLFRKLERNLRTIERSQDLVATLSEILRRLVDDFQDDLGLVGGRIYDKKGSGYVLKREYPAPKSPREITIPATYPPIKELIAQGYVYARLGDAGVDQKIESTLGVKRFAAIGIGDTGRQIVAFTIRENADPAQIGHTLNTIRHAINLKLRSERFADRMAEARAIQLSLLPATAPSFADYDIWGASVPAEDVGGDLYDFIRVSQRSLGIAVADASGHGLPAALQARDAIIGLRMGLEENLRISATLEKLNRVVNHSALASKFISLFYGELESGGTLVYCNAGHNPPLLYDGASFRELARGGMILGPNPTSQYERGYETLAPGSILVAYTDGIVEANNAKDEAFGVDRLKALVSDGGWSSARELVDAVFEAVGEHVGGETRDDDQTVVAVIRKTKAPKARVKS, from the coding sequence ATGGACTACAAGAACCTCTTCCGAAAGCTCGAGCGCAACCTCCGCACGATCGAGCGGAGCCAGGACCTCGTCGCGACGCTGTCGGAGATCCTCCGGCGTCTCGTCGACGACTTCCAGGACGACCTCGGCCTGGTCGGCGGGCGCATCTACGACAAGAAGGGGTCGGGCTACGTCTTGAAGCGCGAGTACCCGGCGCCCAAGTCGCCGCGCGAGATCACGATCCCGGCCACCTATCCGCCCATCAAGGAGCTGATCGCCCAGGGTTACGTCTACGCGCGCCTGGGCGACGCCGGCGTCGACCAGAAGATCGAGTCGACCCTCGGCGTGAAGCGCTTCGCCGCGATCGGGATCGGCGACACCGGCCGGCAGATCGTCGCGTTCACGATCCGGGAGAACGCCGATCCGGCGCAGATCGGCCACACGCTGAACACGATCCGCCACGCGATCAACCTCAAGCTCCGGAGCGAGCGCTTCGCCGACCGCATGGCGGAGGCGCGCGCGATCCAGCTCTCGCTCTTGCCCGCGACCGCTCCCTCGTTCGCCGACTACGACATCTGGGGCGCCTCGGTCCCCGCGGAGGACGTCGGCGGAGACCTCTACGACTTCATCCGCGTGTCGCAGCGCAGCCTCGGGATCGCCGTCGCCGATGCCTCGGGCCACGGACTTCCCGCGGCGCTCCAGGCGAGGGACGCGATCATCGGTCTCCGCATGGGGCTCGAGGAGAACCTCCGGATCTCGGCGACGCTCGAGAAGCTGAACCGCGTCGTGAACCACTCCGCGCTCGCCTCGAAGTTCATCTCGCTCTTCTACGGCGAGCTCGAATCCGGCGGGACGCTCGTCTACTGCAACGCCGGCCACAACCCGCCGCTGCTCTACGACGGCGCGAGCTTCCGCGAGCTCGCCCGCGGCGGGATGATCCTGGGCCCCAACCCCACGTCGCAGTACGAGCGCGGCTATGAGACGCTGGCGCCGGGCTCGATCCTCGTCGCCTACACCGACGGCATCGTGGAAGCGAACAATGCGAAGGACGAGGCGTTCGGCGTCGACCGGCTCAAAGCGCTGGTCTCCGATGGGGGCTGGTCCAGCGCGCGAGAATTGGTCGATGCGGTCTTCGAAGCGGTCGGTGAGCACGTGGGCGGCGAGACGCGGGACGACGATCAGACGGTCGTCGCGGTGATCCGAAAGACGAAGGCGCCGAAAGCCCGCGTCAAGAGCTAG
- a CDS encoding SPFH domain-containing protein yields the protein MAIEVIEWKDDSGSEIVWRFAAGGELKLGAQLVVSENQWAVFFRDGKALDTFSAGRHTLTTANVPLLTRLLSIPFGGTSPFRADVYFVAKKVFTGMKWGTREPVVFRDSELAMVRLRANGAFAIRVTDPQLFVNQIVGSQGRYTTDAVEGYLRDVIVARLNDVLGTTLKTIFDLPQHYDELGEGLKGRVAGDFAKYGLEMTDFFVGAITPPDEVQRVIDERTGMAAVGDQAAYMRFKAAQALGDAAKNPSGEGGAAASGVGLGVGAGLGLTMAGMMKDALAGSPSGASQGGVATAAATAKFCPNCGAAFAEGAKFCAGCGTKRG from the coding sequence ATGGCCATCGAAGTCATCGAGTGGAAGGACGATTCGGGAAGCGAGATCGTGTGGCGGTTCGCCGCCGGCGGCGAGCTCAAGCTCGGCGCGCAGCTCGTGGTCTCGGAGAACCAGTGGGCGGTCTTCTTCCGCGACGGTAAGGCGCTCGACACGTTCTCCGCCGGACGTCACACGCTCACGACCGCGAACGTCCCGCTCCTGACGCGGCTGCTTTCGATTCCCTTCGGCGGCACGTCGCCGTTCCGTGCCGACGTCTACTTCGTCGCGAAGAAGGTGTTCACCGGCATGAAGTGGGGGACGCGTGAGCCGGTCGTCTTCCGGGACTCCGAGCTCGCGATGGTCCGTCTGCGCGCCAACGGTGCTTTCGCGATCCGCGTGACCGATCCGCAGCTCTTCGTCAACCAGATCGTGGGAAGCCAGGGCCGTTACACGACCGACGCGGTCGAGGGTTACCTTCGCGACGTCATCGTCGCGCGCTTGAACGACGTCTTGGGTACCACGCTCAAGACGATCTTCGACCTGCCGCAGCACTACGACGAGCTGGGAGAGGGGCTCAAGGGACGTGTCGCGGGAGACTTCGCCAAGTACGGCCTCGAGATGACCGACTTCTTCGTCGGCGCGATCACGCCTCCGGACGAGGTTCAGCGTGTCATCGACGAGCGCACCGGCATGGCCGCGGTCGGCGACCAGGCGGCGTACATGCGCTTCAAGGCGGCGCAGGCGCTCGGCGACGCGGCGAAGAACCCTTCGGGTGAGGGCGGAGCCGCCGCGAGCGGCGTCGGCCTCGGGGTCGGCGCGGGATTGGGACTCACGATGGCCGGCATGATGAAGGACGCGCTCGCGGGGTCTCCGTCGGGGGCGTCGCAGGGCGGCGTCGCGACCGCCGCGGCGACCGCGAAGTTCTGTCCGAACTGCGGTGCTGCGTTCGCCGAGGGCGCGAAGTTCTGCGCGGGGTGCGGCACCAAGCGCGGCTGA
- a CDS encoding acyl-CoA dehydrogenase family protein, whose translation MVKELLTKQNVEFAERAREVAEKHIRPIAAQHDVEQTYPWSAQKAIKEAGLSGVWIPKEYGGAGGGAMDLCLVVEQFARACGGMGVAYAVNALGSFPVILGGTDEQKARWLPGIAAGEKLISFGLSERDAGSDAGSMTTKAEKDGEDYVIDGVKKWNTGGAVASYNTIFAVTQPGRGARGISAFVVEAGTPGYRVGKHEDKMGIRCVPVVEIHLEGCRVGKNQLLGGAEGQGFKHAMMTLDLARPGVAAQALGLAQGALDLAVEYTGKRKQFGQSINSFQGIQWMLADMATQIEAARHLVYTAARAADVRAKNVSKLSAMCKLFATDVAMMVTTNAVQLFGGYGYCKDYPIEKYMRDAKITQIYEGTNQIQRLVIARAILREAASAAE comes from the coding sequence ATGGTCAAAGAACTGCTGACCAAGCAGAACGTCGAGTTCGCGGAGCGTGCGCGCGAGGTCGCCGAGAAGCACATCCGTCCGATCGCGGCGCAGCACGACGTCGAGCAAACCTATCCGTGGTCGGCGCAAAAGGCCATCAAGGAAGCCGGCCTCTCGGGAGTCTGGATCCCCAAGGAGTACGGTGGTGCCGGCGGTGGGGCGATGGACCTCTGCCTCGTCGTCGAGCAGTTCGCGCGGGCGTGCGGCGGCATGGGCGTCGCCTATGCCGTGAATGCGCTCGGCTCGTTCCCCGTCATCCTCGGCGGCACCGACGAGCAGAAGGCGCGCTGGCTGCCCGGTATCGCGGCGGGGGAGAAGCTCATCTCCTTCGGCCTCTCGGAGCGCGACGCGGGCTCGGACGCCGGCTCGATGACGACGAAGGCGGAGAAGGACGGCGAGGACTACGTCATCGACGGCGTCAAGAAGTGGAACACGGGAGGCGCCGTCGCCTCCTACAACACGATCTTCGCGGTGACGCAGCCGGGGCGCGGAGCGCGCGGGATTTCGGCGTTCGTCGTGGAAGCCGGCACGCCGGGGTATCGCGTCGGCAAGCACGAGGACAAGATGGGGATAAGGTGCGTGCCGGTCGTCGAGATCCACCTCGAAGGGTGCCGCGTCGGAAAGAACCAGCTCCTGGGCGGCGCCGAGGGGCAGGGGTTCAAGCACGCGATGATGACCCTCGATCTCGCCCGGCCGGGCGTCGCGGCGCAAGCGCTCGGACTCGCGCAGGGCGCGCTCGATCTGGCGGTCGAGTACACCGGCAAGCGCAAGCAGTTCGGCCAGTCGATCAACTCGTTCCAGGGGATCCAGTGGATGCTCGCGGACATGGCGACCCAGATCGAGGCGGCGCGCCATCTGGTCTACACGGCGGCGCGGGCGGCCGACGTGCGGGCAAAGAACGTCTCCAAGCTCTCCGCCATGTGCAAGCTGTTCGCGACCGACGTCGCCATGATGGTGACGACGAATGCCGTCCAGCTCTTCGGCGGCTACGGCTATTGCAAGGACTACCCGATCGAGAAGTACATGCGGGACGCGAAGATCACCCAGATCTACGAAGGCACCAACCAGATCCAGCGGCTCGTCATCGCCCGGGCGATTCTCCGGGAGGCCGCCAGCGCGGCCGAATGA
- the guaB gene encoding IMP dehydrogenase, whose protein sequence is MLTTPIADALTFDDVLLVPAHSRVLPSEVDIKTRLTRTITLNVPLVSSAMDTVTESRLAVAIAQEGGVGIIHKNLSIEDQASEIDKVKRSESGMIVDPVTMRPHQRVFEALEAMSRYRISGLPVVDDAGRLVGILTNRDLRFCTQNDLPIRELMTSENLVTVPKGTTLEQAKELLHKHRIEKLPVVDQAGRVVGLITVKDIQKQIKFPNACKDELGRLRVGAALGIAKDTLERAAALVEARVDVLVVDTAHGHSEGVLAMVGRLREAHPGIQLVGGNVATGVGARALVERGVDAVKVGVGPGSICTTRIVTGAGVPQISAIAEASQACEKAGVPLIADGGIKFSGDVVKALAAGANAVMIGSLFAGTEEAPGETVLFQGRTFKEYRGMGSLGAMKRGSSDRYFQDEFDERKLVPEGIEGRVPYKGPLAGLVGQLVGGLRAGMGYTGCRDIDALRRDARFVRITSAGLRESHAHDVIITKEAPNYRLD, encoded by the coding sequence TTGCTCACGACCCCGATTGCGGACGCCCTCACCTTCGACGACGTTCTCCTCGTTCCCGCGCACTCGAGAGTCCTTCCGAGCGAGGTCGACATCAAGACCCGCTTGACGCGGACGATCACCCTCAACGTTCCGCTCGTCTCCTCCGCGATGGATACCGTGACGGAGTCACGCCTCGCCGTCGCGATCGCGCAGGAGGGCGGCGTCGGGATCATCCACAAGAACCTCTCGATCGAGGATCAGGCGAGCGAGATCGACAAGGTCAAGCGCTCCGAGTCCGGGATGATCGTCGATCCGGTCACGATGCGGCCCCACCAGCGCGTCTTCGAGGCGCTCGAGGCGATGAGCCGCTATCGTATTTCGGGACTTCCGGTCGTCGACGACGCCGGACGCCTCGTCGGGATCTTGACGAATCGCGACCTCCGCTTCTGCACGCAGAACGATCTGCCGATCCGCGAGCTGATGACGAGCGAGAATCTCGTGACCGTGCCGAAGGGCACGACGCTCGAGCAGGCGAAGGAGCTCCTCCACAAGCACCGCATCGAGAAGCTGCCCGTCGTCGATCAAGCGGGGCGCGTCGTCGGCCTCATCACGGTCAAGGACATCCAGAAGCAGATCAAGTTCCCGAACGCCTGCAAGGACGAGCTGGGACGCCTCCGGGTCGGAGCCGCCCTCGGCATCGCGAAGGACACGCTCGAGCGCGCGGCCGCGCTCGTCGAGGCGCGCGTCGACGTCCTCGTCGTCGACACCGCGCACGGACACAGCGAAGGCGTGCTCGCGATGGTCGGGCGCCTCCGCGAGGCGCACCCGGGAATCCAGCTCGTCGGCGGTAACGTCGCGACCGGCGTCGGCGCCCGGGCTCTCGTCGAGCGCGGCGTCGACGCGGTCAAGGTCGGCGTCGGACCCGGGAGCATCTGCACCACGCGGATCGTCACCGGCGCGGGAGTCCCTCAGATCAGCGCGATCGCCGAGGCCTCGCAAGCGTGCGAGAAGGCCGGCGTGCCGCTCATCGCCGACGGCGGCATCAAGTTCTCGGGAGACGTGGTCAAGGCTTTGGCGGCCGGTGCCAACGCCGTGATGATCGGAAGCCTCTTTGCCGGCACCGAGGAGGCGCCCGGCGAGACGGTGCTCTTCCAGGGCCGCACGTTCAAGGAGTACCGCGGGATGGGGAGCCTCGGCGCGATGAAGCGCGGCTCGTCCGATCGCTACTTTCAGGACGAGTTCGACGAGCGCAAACTCGTCCCCGAGGGGATCGAGGGCCGCGTCCCCTACAAGGGCCCGCTCGCGGGGCTCGTCGGTCAGCTCGTCGGTGGCCTGCGCGCCGGAATGGGCTACACCGGCTGCCGCGACATCGACGCGCTCCGTCGCGACGCGCGGTTCGTGCGCATCACCTCGGCGGGCCTGCGGGAGTCCCACGCCCACGACGTCATCATCACGAAGGAAGCGCCGAACTACCGCCTGGACTGA
- a CDS encoding NAD(P)H-hydrate dehydratase encodes MEILTGSQMRRVDARAIEERGIPSIELMEAAGGGVARAMLEEIPGLRERRVVVLCGRGNNGGDGLVAARHLAAAGVPVEIVLLATADALKGDAAENARRARAAGLAVREIPDEAAWKGAALDAGPADVVVDAILGTGVTGGARGLAAVVIEASGAWPATFVSIDLPSGADADSGELPGPVLRAHRTYTLCRPKLCVVLEPVASHAGPFRVIDIGIPGDAIGAERSDLSWIDAEAAAALLPPRPRGAHKGTMGHLLVAAGSRGKSGAASLVAEAALRSGVGLVTAAVPRGVQDVVAASRAEVMTEGLAETRAGTLAAPAAAVLLRLSSSCSALALGPGLGLASAAGAVVRTVLARRALPMVLDADGLNAIAGRRSPAPKHALVVTPHPGEAARLLRTTAAAIQSDRLGSARRLAALTGGIAVLKGRRSIVARPEGGAAFIASGNPGMATGGSGDALTGVIGALLARRMEPFDAAVLGTYVHGAAGDFAAARLGEEGMLAGDIIASLPEAWRALAAVRDEGRRWTRGV; translated from the coding sequence ATGGAGATCTTGACCGGATCGCAGATGCGCCGGGTCGACGCCCGGGCGATCGAAGAGCGCGGCATCCCCTCGATCGAGCTCATGGAAGCGGCGGGCGGAGGGGTCGCCCGCGCCATGCTCGAGGAGATCCCGGGACTGAGAGAGCGGCGGGTGGTCGTGCTCTGCGGAAGGGGAAACAACGGCGGCGACGGGCTCGTGGCCGCGCGGCACCTCGCAGCGGCGGGCGTCCCCGTCGAGATCGTCCTCCTGGCGACCGCCGACGCGTTGAAGGGCGACGCCGCCGAGAACGCCCGCCGAGCGCGCGCCGCGGGCCTCGCCGTGCGTGAGATTCCCGACGAGGCGGCATGGAAGGGGGCGGCGCTCGACGCGGGCCCGGCGGACGTCGTCGTCGACGCCATCTTGGGAACCGGCGTGACGGGAGGGGCGCGGGGCCTCGCGGCCGTCGTCATCGAAGCGTCCGGCGCGTGGCCCGCGACCTTCGTGTCGATCGACCTGCCGTCGGGCGCCGACGCCGACTCCGGAGAACTCCCCGGCCCCGTGCTGCGCGCCCATCGCACCTACACGCTCTGCCGTCCCAAGCTCTGCGTCGTCCTCGAGCCGGTCGCGAGCCACGCGGGACCGTTCCGCGTGATCGACATCGGGATTCCCGGCGACGCGATCGGCGCGGAGAGATCCGATCTCTCGTGGATCGACGCGGAAGCGGCCGCAGCGCTTCTCCCTCCCCGCCCACGGGGCGCTCACAAGGGGACGATGGGGCATCTCCTCGTAGCCGCCGGGTCCCGTGGAAAGTCCGGAGCCGCGTCGCTCGTCGCCGAGGCGGCCTTGCGCTCGGGGGTGGGACTCGTCACCGCCGCGGTGCCGCGCGGCGTCCAGGACGTCGTCGCCGCCTCGCGAGCCGAGGTGATGACCGAGGGCCTCGCGGAAACGCGCGCGGGAACCCTCGCCGCGCCGGCGGCGGCCGTTCTCCTCCGCCTGTCGTCGAGCTGCTCCGCCCTCGCCCTCGGGCCGGGGCTCGGCCTCGCGAGCGCGGCCGGAGCGGTCGTCCGCACCGTTCTGGCGCGGCGCGCGCTACCCATGGTTCTCGACGCCGACGGCCTCAATGCGATCGCCGGGCGGCGCTCCCCGGCGCCGAAGCACGCGCTCGTCGTCACCCCGCACCCCGGTGAGGCGGCGCGTCTCCTGCGGACGACCGCGGCCGCGATCCAGAGCGATCGTCTCGGCTCGGCGCGACGGCTCGCCGCCCTGACGGGCGGGATCGCCGTCCTCAAGGGGCGCCGCTCGATCGTCGCGAGACCGGAGGGTGGCGCGGCGTTCATCGCGAGCGGCAACCCGGGCATGGCGACCGGAGGGAGCGGGGATGCCCTGACGGGGGTCATCGGAGCTCTCCTGGCCCGTCGCATGGAGCCGTTCGACGCGGCGGTCCTCGGGACGTACGTTCATGGCGCGGCAGGCGATTTCGCCGCCGCGCGGCTCGGCGAGGAAGGAATGCTCGCCGGCGACATCATCGCCTCCCTTCCGGAGGCCTGGCGTGCGCTGGCGGCGGTGCGGGACGAGGGGCGGCGGTGGACACGAGGGGTGTGA
- the secA gene encoding preprotein translocase subunit SecA, producing the protein MINAILTKVMGSKNERTLKRLRPVVDKINALEPQVSALTDVELRAKKEEFRARLEAGTTLDDLLPEAFAVVREAGKRVLGMRHFDVQLIGGMVLHEGKIAEMRTGEGKTLVATLPAYLNALSGKGVHVVTVNDYLARRDSEWMGRIHGFLGMTVGCIQHDLTDEQRQAAYGADITYGTNNEFGFDYLRDNMKFSIAAMVQRGHNFAVVDEVDSILIDEARTPLIISGPAEESTDLYARVDKIIPRLEKGAVIQGGKDYEHDDVGDYVVDEKARTVSLTDRGVEHCQRLLGIDNLYDPSEMETLHHVNQALKAHVLFKRDVDYMIKDGQVVIVDEFTGRLMPGRRCSDGLHQAVEAKEGVKIERENQTLATITFQNYFRMYGKLSGMTGTADTEAVEFDKIYNLEVVVIPTNRAMVRKDQQDVVYRTEEEKWHGVVEEIVDCQKRGQPTLVGTVSIEKSERLSTLLKRRGIKHVVLNAKYHEMEAEIVAQAGRVGAVTIATNMAGRGTDILLGGNPEFLAKQELVLRGMKLAETPAEAWAAAFDEALERARLDCRTEHDQVTGLGGLHILGTERHESRRIDNQLRGRSGRQGDPGSSRFFLCLDDDLMRIFGGDRLKGAMVRLGMEENVPIESGMVSRAIERAQKQVEQRNYETRKHLLEYDDVNNKQRQEIYGLRRELLEGKEQKQYVEGKAQEILAVLVDDYIASKKDVADWEVEPFRQQLQYFFGYDLEKDGIQVKTMSVDQVSETVWDRLDTRYTEKETKIGADLMRQYERHILLQIIDHSWKDHLLAMDHLKDGIGLRAYGQKDPLVEYKRESFDMFGLMRERIENDAVRFLFLLDPMTDEDRRREEEKRRREQEQVFRAASQSAAGVTAKGGVATVTRKVAKVGRNDLCPCGSGKKYKKCHGENEP; encoded by the coding sequence ATGATCAACGCCATTCTCACGAAAGTCATGGGGTCGAAGAACGAGCGCACGCTCAAGCGTCTTCGCCCCGTCGTCGACAAGATCAACGCGCTCGAGCCTCAGGTTTCGGCGCTGACCGACGTGGAGCTACGCGCCAAGAAAGAAGAATTCCGCGCGCGCCTCGAGGCCGGCACGACCCTCGACGATCTCCTCCCCGAAGCGTTCGCTGTCGTCCGCGAAGCGGGGAAGCGCGTCCTGGGGATGCGCCATTTCGACGTCCAGCTCATCGGAGGCATGGTTCTCCACGAGGGGAAGATCGCCGAGATGCGCACGGGTGAAGGGAAGACCCTCGTTGCGACCCTGCCCGCGTACTTGAACGCGCTCTCGGGGAAGGGCGTCCACGTCGTCACGGTGAACGACTACCTCGCACGCCGCGACTCCGAGTGGATGGGCCGCATCCACGGGTTTCTGGGGATGACCGTCGGGTGCATCCAGCACGACCTGACCGACGAGCAGCGGCAGGCCGCCTACGGGGCCGACATCACCTACGGCACCAACAACGAGTTCGGCTTCGACTACCTCCGCGACAACATGAAGTTCTCGATCGCGGCGATGGTGCAGCGCGGGCACAACTTTGCGGTCGTCGACGAGGTCGACTCGATCCTCATCGACGAGGCCAGGACCCCGCTCATCATCTCGGGGCCCGCCGAGGAATCGACCGACCTCTACGCGCGCGTCGACAAGATCATCCCCCGGCTCGAGAAGGGCGCGGTGATCCAGGGCGGGAAGGACTACGAGCACGACGACGTCGGCGATTACGTCGTCGACGAGAAGGCGCGCACCGTCTCGCTGACCGACCGGGGCGTCGAGCACTGCCAGCGCCTCCTGGGAATCGACAACCTTTACGACCCGTCCGAGATGGAGACGCTCCATCACGTCAACCAGGCGCTCAAGGCGCACGTCCTCTTCAAGCGGGACGTCGATTACATGATCAAGGACGGGCAGGTCGTCATCGTCGACGAGTTCACCGGGCGTCTCATGCCGGGACGGCGCTGTAGCGACGGGCTGCACCAGGCGGTCGAGGCGAAGGAAGGCGTCAAGATCGAGCGGGAGAACCAGACGCTCGCGACGATCACCTTTCAGAACTACTTCCGCATGTACGGCAAGCTCTCCGGGATGACCGGCACCGCCGACACGGAAGCGGTCGAGTTCGACAAGATCTACAACCTCGAGGTCGTCGTCATCCCGACGAACCGCGCGATGGTCCGCAAGGATCAGCAGGACGTCGTCTACCGCACCGAGGAAGAGAAGTGGCACGGCGTCGTCGAGGAGATCGTCGACTGCCAGAAGCGCGGCCAGCCGACCCTCGTCGGAACCGTGTCGATCGAGAAGTCCGAGAGGCTCTCGACGCTCCTCAAGCGGCGCGGGATCAAGCACGTCGTCCTGAACGCGAAGTACCACGAGATGGAAGCGGAGATCGTCGCGCAGGCCGGCCGCGTCGGCGCGGTGACGATCGCCACGAACATGGCGGGCCGCGGCACCGACATCCTCCTCGGCGGCAACCCCGAGTTCCTCGCGAAACAGGAGCTCGTGCTTCGCGGGATGAAGCTCGCCGAGACGCCGGCCGAGGCGTGGGCCGCCGCCTTCGACGAGGCCCTCGAGCGCGCCCGTCTGGACTGCCGCACCGAGCACGACCAGGTCACGGGCCTAGGCGGCCTCCACATCCTCGGGACCGAGCGGCACGAATCGCGCCGCATCGACAACCAGCTCCGCGGCCGCTCGGGACGCCAGGGCGATCCCGGCTCGTCGCGTTTCTTCCTCTGCCTCGACGACGATCTCATGCGCATCTTCGGCGGTGACCGCCTGAAGGGCGCGATGGTCCGTCTCGGCATGGAAGAGAACGTCCCGATCGAGTCGGGGATGGTCAGCCGTGCGATCGAGCGTGCGCAGAAGCAGGTCGAGCAGCGCAACTACGAGACGCGCAAGCACCTCCTCGAGTACGACGACGTCAACAACAAGCAGCGGCAGGAGATCTACGGCCTGCGGCGCGAGCTGCTCGAGGGCAAGGAGCAGAAGCAGTACGTCGAGGGCAAGGCCCAAGAGATCCTCGCCGTCCTCGTCGACGACTACATCGCGAGCAAGAAGGACGTCGCCGACTGGGAGGTCGAGCCGTTCCGGCAGCAGCTCCAGTACTTCTTCGGCTATGACCTCGAGAAGGACGGCATCCAGGTCAAGACGATGTCGGTAGATCAGGTGTCGGAGACGGTGTGGGACCGCCTCGACACCCGGTACACGGAGAAGGAAACGAAGATCGGCGCCGATCTCATGCGCCAGTACGAGCGGCATATCCTGCTCCAGATCATCGACCATTCCTGGAAGGACCATCTTCTCGCGATGGATCATCTGAAGGACGGGATCGGTCTCAGGGCCTATGGCCAGAAGGATCCTCTCGTCGAGTACAAGCGCGAGTCGTTCGACATGTTCGGCCTCATGCGCGAGCGGATCGAGAACGACGCCGTCCGCTTCCTCTTCCTTCTGGACCCGATGACCGACGAAGACCGCCGGCGTGAAGAGGAAAAGCGGCGCCGCGAGCAGGAGCAGGTTTTCCGCGCGGCGTCGCAATCCGCCGCCGGCGTGACCGCGAAGGGCGGCGTGGCGACGGTGACGCGCAAGGTCGCGAAAGTGGGCCGGAACGATCTTTGCCCGTGCGGCTCCGGTAAGAAATACAAGAAATGCCACGGAGAGAACGAACCCTGA
- the tsaE gene encoding tRNA (adenosine(37)-N6)-threonylcarbamoyltransferase complex ATPase subunit type 1 TsaE — MDTRGVRSKPKAGPQGAASSAPGSRTVFSLSEEETLDLGRGVGRSLKGGELLLLEGDLGYGKTVFARGVATALGIPPEEVTSPSYTLVHEYKGGRVPVFHLDLYRLDENDEQAGGFGVEEILAAGGVVLVEWGEKLPPFLKRGATTIRFHDVGEGSRRIEIVAEPKTVPRPRGDA; from the coding sequence GTGGACACGAGGGGTGTGAGGAGCAAGCCGAAGGCGGGGCCGCAAGGCGCGGCCTCCTCGGCGCCGGGCTCGCGAACGGTCTTCTCGCTCAGCGAGGAGGAGACGCTCGATCTGGGGCGAGGGGTCGGCCGCTCCCTCAAGGGCGGCGAGCTGCTGCTCCTCGAAGGCGACCTCGGCTACGGCAAGACCGTCTTCGCGCGCGGCGTCGCGACCGCGCTCGGCATCCCGCCGGAAGAGGTCACGTCGCCGTCGTACACGCTCGTCCACGAGTACAAGGGCGGGCGCGTGCCCGTCTTCCACCTCGACCTCTACCGCCTCGACGAGAACGACGAGCAGGCGGGCGGTTTCGGCGTCGAGGAGATCCTCGCCGCGGGCGGGGTCGTGCTCGTCGAGTGGGGCGAGAAGCTGCCGCCGTTCTTGAAGCGCGGGGCGACGACGATCCGCTTCCATGACGTCGGCGAGGGCTCGCGACGGATCGAGATCGTCGCCGAGCCGAAGACCGTGCCGCGCCCGCGCGGGGACGCCTGA